The proteins below come from a single Chitinophaga pinensis DSM 2588 genomic window:
- a CDS encoding sugar phosphate isomerase/epimerase family protein, with protein MHSRRSFLKQAGLATASVLLLPSLASFAGSGKVKKVGIQLYTLRDLLPKDVKGVIGQIAAAGYKEVETYGYNPQSGFWGLSPKEFKALLKANGLTAVSGHVSIDRFIKDGDTADLKANIEALKIIGAEYLVVPWLGEELRSSADDYKKIAAKLNQAAELCKASGLKLGYHNHDFEFTKYGAKTGYDILLEETSPKLVKFELDLYWAVHSGNDPVALFEKHPGRFPMWHVKDMDKANRDQNTEVGKGSIDYKRIFAKASTSGMKHFFVEHENNYKPDEIGSIKESFQYIQKNLLS; from the coding sequence ATGCATTCAAGAAGATCATTTCTCAAACAGGCGGGTCTCGCTACTGCAAGCGTTTTGTTGTTACCTTCACTGGCCAGCTTTGCCGGTTCAGGTAAGGTAAAGAAGGTGGGTATCCAACTGTATACGCTGCGTGATTTGCTGCCAAAGGACGTAAAAGGTGTTATCGGACAGATCGCAGCTGCCGGTTATAAAGAGGTTGAAACTTATGGTTATAACCCACAATCCGGATTCTGGGGACTGTCTCCTAAGGAGTTCAAAGCGCTGCTGAAGGCAAACGGACTGACCGCCGTAAGCGGCCACGTAAGTATCGACAGGTTCATTAAAGACGGTGATACCGCTGATCTGAAAGCCAATATTGAGGCGTTAAAGATCATCGGCGCTGAGTACCTGGTAGTACCTTGGCTGGGAGAAGAGCTGCGTAGCAGTGCTGACGACTATAAAAAGATAGCTGCAAAGCTCAATCAGGCGGCAGAACTGTGTAAGGCTTCCGGTCTGAAACTGGGATACCACAACCATGATTTTGAATTCACGAAGTATGGCGCTAAAACCGGTTACGATATCCTGTTGGAGGAAACATCTCCAAAGCTGGTGAAATTCGAACTGGACCTTTACTGGGCAGTACATTCCGGCAATGACCCTGTAGCTTTATTCGAAAAACATCCGGGCAGATTCCCGATGTGGCACGTAAAGGATATGGACAAGGCAAACCGCGACCAGAATACCGAAGTAGGTAAAGGTAGCATTGATTACAAACGGATCTTTGCCAAAGCATCCACTTCCGGTATGAAGCATTTCTTCGTTGAACACGAGAATAACTACAAACCGGACGAAATAGGATCTATTAAGGAAAGCTTCCAGTATATCCAGAAGAATTTGTTGTCTTAG
- a CDS encoding efflux RND transporter periplasmic adaptor subunit, translating into MKRIVMLTGLGALLCHTSCKPSKAEEKEGDSKFFVTNPIRMDTAVTKEYVSQIRSVRNIEIRAQERGYLENILIDEGQFVKKGQLLFKIMPKIYESELAKAQAEAKAAEIELQNTQALSDKNVVSPNELAMAKAKLEKANAEMSLAKVHLAFTDIRSPFDGYIDRLPLKLGSLIDEGELLTTLSDNSEMFVYYNVSEPEYLDYKNSEQNGAKTKVNLLEANNEQFKYPGIVETIESEFNNETGNIAFRAKFPNPDKLLKHGETGKVLMTVPLKNALIIPQKATYEIQDKKYVFVVDKNNVLKSREIAIEAQMPDLFVVKSGVTENDRILLEGVQKVKDNDKITYQFQDPATVITHLRLKAE; encoded by the coding sequence ATGAAAAGAATTGTCATGCTTACGGGCCTGGGGGCATTGCTTTGCCATACCAGCTGCAAACCATCTAAAGCCGAAGAAAAAGAAGGCGACAGCAAGTTTTTTGTTACCAATCCTATCAGGATGGACACGGCCGTCACAAAGGAATATGTATCGCAGATCCGCTCTGTCCGGAACATTGAAATAAGAGCCCAGGAAAGAGGTTACCTGGAAAACATCCTGATTGACGAAGGACAGTTCGTAAAGAAAGGACAACTCCTTTTCAAGATCATGCCGAAGATCTATGAATCTGAACTCGCAAAAGCACAGGCAGAAGCGAAGGCCGCAGAGATCGAATTACAAAACACACAGGCATTGTCTGACAAAAACGTCGTTTCCCCCAATGAACTGGCCATGGCAAAAGCCAAACTGGAAAAGGCAAATGCAGAAATGTCCCTCGCAAAAGTACACCTCGCATTTACAGACATCAGGTCTCCGTTTGATGGCTATATAGACAGACTCCCCCTCAAACTGGGTAGCCTGATAGATGAAGGCGAATTACTCACCACCCTGAGCGATAACAGTGAAATGTTTGTCTACTATAACGTCTCAGAACCAGAATACCTGGATTACAAAAACAGTGAACAGAATGGCGCCAAAACAAAGGTAAATCTGCTGGAAGCCAATAACGAGCAGTTTAAATATCCTGGCATCGTTGAAACTATTGAAAGTGAATTCAATAATGAGACAGGTAATATCGCCTTCAGGGCCAAATTCCCTAATCCGGATAAACTCCTGAAACACGGTGAAACCGGTAAAGTGCTGATGACGGTTCCACTGAAAAATGCACTCATTATTCCGCAGAAAGCGACCTATGAGATCCAGGACAAGAAATACGTATTTGTGGTAGACAAAAACAATGTGCTGAAATCAAGAGAAATCGCCATCGAGGCACAGATGCCTGATCTTTTCGTCGTAAAAAGTGGTGTGACTGAAAATGACAGAATCCTGCTGGAAGGTGTACAGAAAGTGAAAGACAATGATAAGATCACTTATCAATTCCAGGATCCCGCTACTGTTATTACCCATCTCAGACTAAAAGCGGAATAG
- a CDS encoding cold-shock protein: protein MSESFSKKELRNKKAKAKQDKAQRKEERKANNNKGKSLEDMLAYVDENGNLSPVPPSGNAGEIALSDINIGATPRPEEDPTRTGVVSFFNLSKGFGFINDDSSKESVFFHMNQLAHPVKEKDRVSFLREKGPRGFNAINVTKITSAK from the coding sequence ATGAGTGAGTCCTTTTCCAAAAAAGAGTTAAGAAATAAAAAAGCTAAGGCTAAACAAGACAAGGCCCAGAGAAAAGAGGAGCGCAAAGCCAACAATAATAAAGGCAAGTCGCTGGAAGATATGCTGGCTTACGTAGACGAAAATGGTAATCTCAGCCCGGTTCCGCCAAGTGGCAACGCAGGAGAGATCGCTTTGAGTGACATTAATATCGGTGCAACTCCCCGACCGGAGGAGGATCCCACCAGAACAGGAGTAGTTTCTTTCTTTAACCTTTCCAAAGGATTTGGATTCATCAATGATGATAGTTCGAAAGAGAGCGTATTCTTTCATATGAACCAGTTAGCGCATCCTGTAAAGGAGAAAGACAGAGTTTCTTTCCTGCGTGAGAAAGGTCCACGTGGATTTAACGCGATCAACGTTACGAAGATCACCTCCGCTAAATAG
- a CDS encoding glycosyltransferase produces MHVTIVGRENGVGLEKDKKLLVDLLTRNSIRTDFRSIDEYVPLHKDNDISIFTEIVDKRYFGRKNILIPNQEWFYKRWLPFMHRFDVIFCKTFYAQKIFSAYHSNVTYTGFTSLDCYIECEKKPEYFHSQGKSQAKGTQFVVSAWETSKLPKIHLISEKYASSGDNVIMYEKLLPEQEYNRLRNECLIHIYPSQAEGFGHCINEARSCGAVVVSTDFPPMNEIATDFLVPIHQASGFCDRLGASVSVKPSSIIEVLNKLSQREDLPEIGARNRYSFLEADRSFREKFLYEINRI; encoded by the coding sequence ATGCACGTAACGATAGTAGGTAGAGAAAATGGAGTAGGACTTGAAAAAGATAAGAAGCTACTGGTCGACCTGTTGACCCGGAATAGTATAAGAACGGATTTCAGAAGCATTGACGAATATGTCCCGCTTCACAAGGATAATGATATCTCTATCTTCACTGAGATTGTCGATAAGAGATATTTTGGAAGGAAGAATATTCTTATTCCTAACCAGGAATGGTTCTATAAAAGATGGTTACCATTCATGCACCGGTTTGATGTTATTTTCTGTAAGACATTTTATGCACAGAAAATCTTCAGTGCTTACCACAGCAATGTGACTTATACAGGCTTTACCTCTCTTGACTGTTACATCGAGTGTGAGAAGAAACCGGAATATTTTCATTCCCAGGGAAAGTCTCAGGCCAAAGGAACACAGTTTGTCGTGTCAGCCTGGGAGACCAGCAAACTGCCTAAGATCCACCTGATAAGCGAAAAGTATGCTTCCAGCGGAGATAATGTTATCATGTATGAAAAGTTATTACCGGAGCAGGAATATAACAGACTGAGAAATGAATGCCTGATTCATATTTATCCCTCTCAGGCAGAGGGTTTCGGGCATTGTATCAATGAAGCCAGGTCCTGCGGGGCAGTGGTAGTCAGCACCGATTTTCCTCCGATGAATGAAATAGCCACGGATTTTCTGGTGCCTATACACCAGGCAAGTGGTTTTTGTGACAGACTGGGCGCATCAGTATCGGTGAAGCCGTCTTCCATCATCGAAGTATTAAATAAATTGTCGCAAAGGGAAGATCTTCCGGAAATAGGCGCACGGAACAGATATTCTTTTCTGGAAGCCGACAGGAGCTTCCGGGAAAAATTCCTCTATGAGATTAACAGAATATAG
- a CDS encoding dihydrofolate reductase family protein, translating into MRKVIVTMFMTMDGVLQAPGGADEDTSNGFEWGGWSFPYGDDLTDQQLAKIMSEPYDLLLGRRTYEIFAAYWPYHADNPIGEMFNRIQKYVVATTPVDLSWKHSTLISENVVDALKQLKSAEGPALLVHGSSRLVQTLLAERLIDELHMWIHPITLGKGKQLFQEGTRPQQWKLVETVVGDKGMIIASYVPDGEVQTASIPDGELNEAEIARREKHAKA; encoded by the coding sequence ATGAGAAAGGTTATCGTTACTATGTTTATGACTATGGATGGCGTATTACAGGCTCCCGGTGGAGCGGATGAAGATACTTCCAATGGTTTTGAATGGGGAGGCTGGTCTTTCCCTTACGGAGACGACCTGACAGATCAGCAACTGGCGAAGATCATGTCGGAGCCGTATGACTTATTGTTAGGCAGACGTACTTATGAAATATTTGCCGCGTATTGGCCCTATCATGCCGATAATCCCATCGGGGAAATGTTTAACCGTATTCAGAAATATGTGGTCGCTACAACGCCTGTAGATCTGTCCTGGAAGCATTCAACATTGATCAGTGAAAATGTTGTTGATGCATTAAAGCAACTGAAAAGTGCAGAGGGGCCGGCGTTGTTGGTACATGGCAGCAGCAGACTTGTACAAACATTGCTGGCGGAGCGGCTGATAGATGAACTGCATATGTGGATACACCCGATCACTTTAGGAAAAGGCAAACAATTATTCCAGGAAGGAACGCGTCCGCAGCAATGGAAACTGGTAGAAACAGTAGTTGGCGATAAGGGTATGATCATAGCGAGTTATGTGCCGGACGGGGAAGTGCAGACGGCTTCCATACCGGATGGTGAACTCAATGAGGCCGAAATTGCCAGAAGAGAGAAACATGCAAAGGCTTGA
- a CDS encoding exopolyphosphatase has product MRAAVIDLGTNTFHLIIADLSGEEKKILYKTTVPVLLGQGRINENMIIPEAFERGINTLRNFKSIIDAHHTTLIKATATSAVRSAVNGQDFVDSAREVGIHIDIITGEEEAAYIFKGVRATGIIQQTSLVMDIGGGSTEFILCNKEGQIWKKSYNIGAARLMQAYFHSDPISQDEQQSIVDLLDNTLLELKTVCATHQPEMLIGSAGAFESFAAMLNNGEEVTDIAAIPLDINRYKALATRLIASTHEERTHMKGLISLRVDMIVIASILTNYILEEIKLNALSLSTYDLKMGVLYSL; this is encoded by the coding sequence ATGAGAGCTGCTGTCATAGACCTCGGTACAAACACCTTCCACCTGATCATCGCTGATCTTTCCGGTGAGGAGAAAAAGATCCTCTATAAAACCACTGTTCCGGTCTTATTGGGCCAGGGCCGTATTAACGAAAACATGATCATTCCCGAGGCTTTTGAAAGAGGGATCAATACCCTGAGAAATTTCAAAAGCATCATTGACGCGCATCATACAACATTGATAAAAGCGACCGCCACATCCGCAGTAAGAAGTGCTGTAAACGGACAGGACTTTGTTGATAGTGCGCGGGAAGTAGGTATCCATATAGATATCATCACTGGAGAAGAAGAAGCTGCCTATATTTTCAAAGGCGTACGCGCCACTGGCATCATTCAGCAAACCTCGCTGGTAATGGACATCGGCGGTGGCAGCACGGAGTTTATTCTCTGCAATAAAGAAGGACAGATCTGGAAGAAAAGCTATAACATTGGCGCCGCCCGCTTGATGCAGGCTTATTTCCACTCCGATCCGATCAGTCAGGACGAACAACAATCTATCGTCGACCTACTCGACAATACTTTGCTGGAACTGAAGACAGTCTGCGCAACACATCAACCTGAGATGCTGATCGGTTCTGCCGGCGCCTTTGAATCATTTGCCGCCATGCTGAATAACGGAGAAGAAGTGACCGATATAGCAGCCATACCCCTGGATATCAACCGTTATAAAGCACTGGCAACCCGGCTGATTGCGTCTACGCACGAAGAAAGGACACACATGAAAGGACTCATCTCTTTAAGGGTAGACATGATCGTCATCGCCTCCATCCTCACCAACTACATCCTGGAAGAAATTAAACTAAATGCCCTCAGTCTGTCAACATATGACCTGAAGATGGGCGTACTGTATTCATTATAA
- a CDS encoding PhnA domain-containing protein — protein MSTTITPALKDRSNGTCELCTTEAATIAFAVSPKNNDVIENEVAICQTCADAMKNPDAVMHWHCLAGSIWNTEPSVQALSYRLLYKHKDQEWASEIIDTVELDEAVSNWALSAFQVKELHRDSNGTELLHGDTVVLTQGLNVKGANFMAPKGTIVRRIKLVPDNVEQIEGKINDQTIVILTKYVRKS, from the coding sequence ATGAGCACAACTATTACGCCTGCCTTAAAAGACCGTAGCAACGGTACCTGCGAACTTTGCACCACTGAAGCGGCGACTATCGCCTTCGCTGTAAGCCCTAAAAATAACGACGTCATTGAAAATGAAGTGGCTATCTGTCAGACCTGCGCTGACGCCATGAAAAATCCGGACGCCGTTATGCACTGGCACTGTCTCGCAGGAAGTATCTGGAACACAGAACCCAGCGTACAGGCTTTAAGTTACAGACTGCTTTACAAACACAAAGACCAGGAATGGGCATCTGAGATCATTGATACCGTTGAACTGGATGAAGCCGTTAGTAACTGGGCGTTAAGCGCATTTCAGGTAAAGGAATTACACCGTGACAGCAATGGCACAGAACTGCTGCATGGCGATACCGTTGTACTGACACAAGGACTAAACGTAAAAGGAGCCAATTTCATGGCGCCTAAAGGAACAATCGTGAGAAGGATTAAACTCGTGCCGGATAACGTAGAGCAGATAGAAGGAAAGATCAATGACCAGACCATTGTGATCCTGACGAAATATGTGCGCAAATCGTAG
- a CDS encoding efflux RND transporter permease subunit, with protein sequence MFSNIIKRPVLSIMLSLIIVLLGVLGMMSLPVTQFPAISPPTVKVTAEYPGANGELLVKTVIIPLERAINGVPGMKYMTSDATNTGEANIQVVFDLGTDPNLAALNVQNRIAKVINKLPPLVIREGLLTSLEQPAMLMYVNLHSTDKHTDERFLYNFADINILPELSRLKGIGSARILGTREYSMRIWLKPDRMLAYKISAEEVMKALNEQSLEASPGKTGESSGKRSQAFEYVMKYPGRFSTKEEYENIILRANPNGELLHLKDVADIEFGSLFYDIYSDLNGSPSAAIVLKQYYGSNASQVIKEVKEKLEQIKSRSFPQGMDYEISYDVSKFLDASIEKVLHTLVEAFILVGIVVFLFLGDWRSTLIPALAVPVSLVGTFIFMQFFGLTLNLITLFALVLSIGIVVDNAIVVIEAVHAKMAEEHLSPYLATKRVVHEISGAIIAITLVMAAVFIPVAFMSGPVGIFYRQFSITMATAIILSGVIALTLTPALCIMMLKNTHGHPRKRTPINRFLDWFNNRFDKLTGRYTRLLRRIVNRRVVTFGILIGFCAGTWFLSNTVPPGFIPAEDQGMIYAVIQAPPGSSLERTNEISNRLQKIAEKIDGVQSVSSLAGYEILTEGTGSNSGTCLINLKSWEERKHSSEEIIQELEEKAKDIPGAVIEFFQPPAVPGYGAAGGFDLRLLDKTGTNDYKKMEAVNRDFVEALKKRKELTALFTFYSASYPQFVLHIDNAIAQQKGVTIANAMQTLSTLIGSNYETSFIRYGRLYKVMVQAGPQYRSMPEDIMKLYVKNDHDEMVPFSTFMKMEKVYGLNEITRYNMFTSSAIKGSPAPGYSSGDAIKAIQEVAQQSLPRGYDIDWGGMTKDEVGRGNEAIYIFLICLAFVYMILASQYESFMLPLAVVLSLPAGVFGAFLFLKLLGLENNIYAQVGMVMLIGLLGKNAVLIVEFAVQKHQSGESVFRSAIEGAKARFRPILMTSFAFIAGLIPLVFATGPGAIGNRTIGTAAAGGMLFGTIFGVILVPGLYYFFGKIAEKHKLVKHEEELPLTEEIEHNV encoded by the coding sequence ATGTTCAGTAATATTATTAAAAGGCCCGTCCTTTCTATAATGCTCTCACTCATTATAGTTCTCCTGGGGGTATTGGGCATGATGAGTCTTCCCGTAACGCAGTTTCCTGCGATCTCACCCCCTACCGTAAAAGTAACAGCGGAATATCCCGGTGCGAACGGTGAACTACTGGTAAAAACAGTGATCATTCCACTGGAAAGAGCCATCAACGGGGTACCCGGTATGAAATATATGACCTCCGATGCGACGAATACCGGTGAAGCCAATATCCAGGTTGTATTTGACCTGGGTACAGACCCTAACCTGGCGGCGTTGAATGTACAGAACCGTATCGCTAAGGTGATCAACAAACTGCCTCCCCTGGTAATACGCGAAGGCTTGCTGACCAGTCTTGAACAACCGGCAATGCTGATGTATGTGAACCTGCACAGTACGGATAAACATACAGATGAACGATTCCTCTACAACTTTGCGGATATCAATATCCTGCCGGAACTCTCCCGTCTGAAAGGGATCGGTAGTGCCCGTATCCTGGGTACCCGTGAATACTCGATGCGTATCTGGCTGAAACCAGACAGAATGCTGGCGTATAAAATCTCGGCAGAAGAAGTCATGAAAGCCCTGAATGAACAGAGTCTGGAGGCATCTCCGGGTAAAACTGGCGAAAGCTCGGGTAAACGTTCGCAGGCATTCGAATATGTCATGAAGTATCCCGGTAGGTTCAGTACCAAGGAAGAATACGAAAATATCATCCTGCGGGCCAATCCCAACGGAGAACTCCTACACCTGAAAGACGTCGCAGATATAGAATTCGGCAGTCTGTTCTATGATATCTATTCCGACCTGAATGGTAGTCCTTCGGCCGCCATCGTATTAAAACAATACTACGGTAGTAATGCCAGCCAGGTCATCAAGGAAGTAAAAGAAAAACTGGAACAGATCAAGTCAAGATCCTTCCCGCAGGGAATGGATTATGAGATCAGTTACGACGTATCCAAGTTCCTGGATGCCTCTATTGAAAAGGTATTGCATACCCTGGTAGAAGCATTTATTCTTGTGGGTATAGTGGTATTCCTCTTCCTGGGTGACTGGCGATCAACGCTCATACCGGCACTGGCCGTACCGGTGTCACTGGTGGGTACTTTTATCTTCATGCAGTTCTTCGGACTGACCCTCAACCTGATCACCCTCTTTGCGCTTGTACTGTCCATCGGTATTGTGGTGGATAATGCCATTGTGGTGATTGAAGCCGTACACGCGAAAATGGCAGAAGAACACCTCTCGCCTTACCTGGCTACAAAACGGGTCGTCCATGAGATCAGCGGCGCGATTATCGCGATTACGCTGGTAATGGCGGCCGTGTTTATTCCGGTGGCCTTCATGTCTGGTCCGGTAGGTATCTTCTACAGACAGTTCTCTATTACCATGGCGACGGCGATTATCCTGTCCGGTGTGATCGCATTGACGCTCACTCCTGCCCTGTGTATCATGATGCTGAAGAATACCCATGGGCACCCCAGAAAGAGAACACCGATCAACCGCTTCCTGGACTGGTTCAATAACCGCTTTGACAAACTGACCGGACGCTATACCCGCCTCTTACGCAGGATCGTCAACCGCAGGGTTGTCACTTTCGGTATACTGATCGGCTTCTGTGCCGGTACCTGGTTCCTGAGCAACACCGTTCCTCCGGGCTTTATTCCTGCTGAAGACCAGGGTATGATCTACGCGGTGATCCAGGCGCCTCCCGGCTCTTCGCTGGAAAGAACCAACGAGATCTCCAACAGATTACAGAAAATAGCGGAGAAGATCGATGGTGTGCAATCTGTATCCTCCCTGGCAGGTTATGAGATCCTGACGGAAGGTACAGGATCTAACTCCGGTACCTGTCTGATCAACCTGAAAAGCTGGGAAGAACGCAAACATTCCTCAGAAGAGATCATCCAGGAGCTTGAAGAGAAAGCCAAAGATATACCCGGCGCTGTGATAGAATTCTTCCAGCCGCCAGCCGTTCCCGGTTATGGTGCAGCAGGTGGTTTTGACTTACGCCTGCTTGATAAAACCGGTACCAACGACTATAAGAAAATGGAAGCGGTAAACAGGGATTTTGTAGAAGCATTGAAGAAACGTAAAGAACTGACAGCCCTGTTTACCTTCTATAGTGCCAGCTACCCGCAATTTGTGTTGCATATTGACAACGCGATCGCACAGCAAAAAGGCGTGACCATTGCCAATGCCATGCAGACACTATCTACCCTGATTGGTAGTAACTACGAGACCAGCTTTATCCGATATGGCCGTCTTTACAAAGTGATGGTACAGGCAGGTCCGCAGTACAGATCTATGCCGGAAGATATCATGAAACTGTATGTCAAGAACGACCATGATGAAATGGTGCCATTCTCCACTTTTATGAAAATGGAAAAGGTATATGGTTTGAATGAGATCACCCGTTACAACATGTTTACTTCTTCTGCGATCAAGGGTTCTCCTGCTCCCGGATATAGCAGTGGAGACGCGATCAAGGCCATCCAGGAAGTAGCGCAGCAGAGTTTACCAAGAGGATATGATATCGACTGGGGTGGTATGACCAAAGACGAGGTAGGACGCGGTAATGAGGCGATCTATATCTTCCTGATCTGTCTTGCATTCGTATATATGATCCTCGCTTCACAATATGAGAGTTTCATGCTGCCATTAGCAGTAGTGCTGTCATTACCGGCGGGTGTATTCGGCGCATTCCTCTTCCTGAAATTACTGGGACTGGAAAACAATATCTATGCACAGGTAGGTATGGTGATGCTGATTGGGTTGTTAGGTAAGAATGCGGTGCTAATCGTGGAGTTTGCGGTACAGAAGCACCAGTCAGGCGAGTCGGTATTCCGCTCTGCGATAGAAGGTGCGAAAGCGCGTTTCCGCCCGATCCTGATGACTTCCTTCGCCTTCATCGCAGGGCTGATACCATTGGTATTTGCAACAGGACCCGGTGCGATCGGTAACCGTACGATCGGTACGGCTGCTGCGGGCGGTATGCTTTTCGGAACCATCTTCGGGGTTATACTCGTACCGGGCTTATACTATTTCTTCGGTAAAATAGCGGAGAAACACAAGCTGGTGAAACATGAAGAAGAGCTTCCTCTAACTGAAGAAATTGAACACAATGTTTAA
- a CDS encoding BlaI/MecI/CopY family transcriptional regulator produces the protein MKSDRNTDAFIEPTKAELEILQVLWQYGPSTVRLVNDKLNEEKRSVQYTSTLKLMQIMVEKNMLTRDESQMKHIYMPVEEEQKTKSFLLERFVNSMFNGSASKLMMNLLGHKKASEDELSAIRDLLNKEANK, from the coding sequence ATGAAGTCTGACAGGAATACAGATGCATTCATTGAGCCGACAAAGGCGGAGCTGGAGATATTGCAGGTGCTCTGGCAATATGGGCCATCCACTGTGCGGTTAGTAAATGATAAGCTCAACGAAGAAAAGCGCTCAGTGCAGTATACTTCGACACTGAAGTTGATGCAGATCATGGTGGAAAAAAATATGCTGACCAGAGATGAAAGTCAGATGAAGCATATATATATGCCGGTAGAGGAAGAACAAAAGACTAAAAGTTTTTTACTGGAGCGTTTCGTAAACTCCATGTTTAATGGATCTGCTTCCAAACTGATGATGAATTTACTCGGACATAAAAAAGCGTCTGAAGACGAATTAAGTGCCATACGCGACTTACTGAATAAAGAAGCGAATAAATAA
- a CDS encoding TolC family protein has product MFKGKRYRYIVGGCIALGFTACSIPNAVEKTENKNTPASYNTSSDTANIAGIKWKEYFTDPYLAALIDTALQHNQELNITLQEIEISRNEIKARKGEYLPFVGIKGAADVEKVGRYTSQGAGDATTEIKPGKEMPDPLPNYLVAAYATWEIDIWHKLHNATKAAVSRYLASVEGRNFMVTGLIAEIANSYYELLALDNQLTIVKQNIEIQNNALEIVKVQKEATRVTELAVRKFEAEVLKTRSLQYDIQQQITETENRINFLLGRYPQPIARNDEAFGKSLPATIHAGMPSQLLANRPDIKQAELELTAARLDIKVAKAQFYPSLGISAALGYEAFNPAYLLKTPKSLLYSIGGDLIAPLVNKNAIKSAYASANAKQIQAVYNYERSILNAYVEVANQLSKMQNLQKSYDLKSQQVAALSQGINISNDLFKSARADYMEVLLTQRDALESRFELIETQKAQMNALVDIYQALGGGWN; this is encoded by the coding sequence ATGTTTAAAGGAAAAAGATACAGATATATCGTAGGAGGCTGCATTGCGCTGGGTTTCACCGCGTGCAGCATTCCTAACGCCGTTGAAAAAACAGAGAATAAAAACACGCCTGCCAGTTATAATACATCTTCAGATACAGCCAATATCGCCGGCATCAAATGGAAGGAATACTTCACGGATCCTTATCTGGCAGCGCTGATTGATACCGCATTACAACATAACCAGGAGTTGAATATCACGCTCCAGGAGATTGAGATCAGCCGGAATGAGATCAAAGCCAGAAAAGGGGAATACCTGCCATTTGTAGGCATTAAAGGGGCGGCTGACGTAGAAAAAGTAGGCCGTTATACCAGTCAGGGTGCAGGTGACGCCACGACGGAGATCAAACCAGGAAAAGAAATGCCGGATCCTCTGCCCAATTACCTGGTAGCGGCATACGCCACCTGGGAGATTGACATCTGGCACAAGCTGCATAATGCCACCAAAGCGGCTGTTTCCCGGTACCTGGCATCCGTTGAAGGCAGGAACTTCATGGTGACAGGTCTGATCGCAGAAATCGCTAATTCTTACTACGAATTGCTGGCGCTGGATAACCAGCTGACGATCGTAAAACAGAATATCGAGATCCAGAATAATGCGCTGGAAATCGTAAAGGTGCAGAAAGAAGCCACCAGGGTCACCGAACTGGCCGTGCGCAAATTCGAAGCAGAAGTACTGAAGACGAGAAGTTTACAGTATGATATCCAGCAGCAGATCACGGAAACTGAGAACAGGATTAATTTTCTACTGGGCCGTTATCCGCAGCCGATTGCCAGGAATGATGAAGCCTTTGGCAAATCACTTCCGGCAACGATACACGCAGGTATGCCTTCCCAGCTGCTGGCCAATCGTCCGGATATCAAACAGGCGGAACTGGAACTGACAGCTGCCAGACTGGATATCAAAGTAGCGAAGGCGCAATTCTATCCTTCCCTGGGTATTTCAGCGGCACTGGGTTATGAGGCATTTAATCCTGCATACCTGCTTAAAACGCCTAAATCCCTGCTGTATTCCATCGGAGGTGATCTGATAGCACCACTGGTGAATAAGAACGCTATAAAGTCCGCTTATGCCAGCGCAAACGCCAAACAGATACAGGCAGTATATAACTACGAAAGAAGTATCCTGAATGCATATGTTGAAGTGGCCAATCAGTTGTCTAAGATGCAGAACCTGCAAAAGAGCTATGACCTGAAGTCACAACAGGTAGCTGCTTTGTCACAAGGCATCAATATTTCAAATGATCTATTCAAATCAGCGAGAGCTGACTATATGGAAGTATTGCTGACCCAGCGCGATGCATTAGAGTCCAGGTTTGAACTGATAGAAACACAGAAAGCGCAGATGAATGCACTGGTGGATATTTATCAGGCACTGGGAGGTGGTTGGAATTAA